The genomic window ACCGTGGCCCAGGAGCCAGACCACGCTATGGGTCACCCGGCCGTGATTTGCCCCCAGCCAAGCGAATGCGCCCGGACTGGGGCGACGGAGATGTGCGCGCCAATCCCCGGTTCGGGGGTAAGTTCTACATGACTCCAGGATATTCAGACTGTATATGGAAATCTTTTTCTATAAAGGCTATGATCCGTATTTGATGCAGGCTTGGAACGACCACTACCAGTCCATGCACTCGGCTTTCTCCCACGCCGGCCATGCCCCACCTGTTAGGGAGTCCAtaggcggcggcggcagcgacACCCTTACTCAGCCGGCCATGCTCAACCTGAAGCAATTCCTCGACACCCAGGACGAGAACATTTCTGACTCGGAAGTTATGCGCAAGTACACCGAGTATAAAACAGACTTCAAGCGCCAGCAACTAAACGAGTTTTTCGTGGCCCACAAGGATGAGGAATGGTTAGTAGCTGATCAAAAGTGGATCTACGACGGTTTTGTTGATATCTCTGCTTGTGCAGGCCCATTGCATTATTTGCCGTTCTTCTGTTCGCCACTCATAACTCTCTATATATTAAGTTTTTCTCTGCAGCTTATTGGGTTTGTGAGATAGAGACTTCTCTGAGAGGTTCTGCGCCATAGCAGTAAAAAAACTGagtaaaatttattaattaccCGGCGAGCAATGCTGAGGTGTGTTCATATTTCAAAACCgcgatttatttaaattcgatTGATGAGCAAAAgcccaaataaatataaaacaatccCAAAAATAATGAAAGCGATAAGCTTGCAAGGTAAGATTTTGGGTGATAATTCAACAACAAACCACCTTTCTAAACATGTGAAAAATTTATCGAATCCACAATCAACAGCcgggaaaaaaagaaaaagagaagGAATTAAAACAAGGGTTTTTATTACTGCAATACTAATAAgcataccttttttttaactgcaggttcaaaaacaaataccaTCCCGAGGACAGTGTCAAACGCAGTGAGGAACAGCGGGGCTTCCTACaggtttaattttttgtttcacttaCCGCAGAACCGTATTACTAAAATGAATCATTGCAGAGGCGTACTGATGTTTTCGTGGAGTTACTCGAGAATGGAACAATAGGAAGTGTGAAGGTAGATTCTTCGCAGGGAGATGCTCTGATCCGTGTATTAGATACGTGCGTTATAAAGCTGGAAGGCGGCACTGACGAGGACCTTAAGGTCCTAGACGAGAAACCCAAGGATCTAGTAGTATATGAACGAAAGACGGAGCCTATGGAGTCTGTCAAGGCGATGGAGAAAGCTATTAGCAGTCCCAAAGAGGAGAAGATTAGAGAGGAAGATCCATTGCCAGCGGTCGTGTCGCCACAACAAAAAACTGCAAGGTCTGTTAATTCTGACGAGGAGAACTGGAATGACGAGGATGCAGTGACAAAAAAAGATTTGGGGGAGCATTCAAAAGACACCGATTCCAAACCTGAGGACAAACAGTtgaacaagaaaaagacaaaaaaacGCAAACGCAACAGTAGCGATGATGACAGCTCCTCATCCGAATCCAGTTCTAGCTCAGATGAAGAGAAACTTAAGGAAAAGTATGATGTGGAAGATGGCCTCAGGGCCGAACAAAAAGCCGAGGCGGAAAAGGACAGACAAGAAGCGGCCAAAGCAAAACAGGAACCAGAAAGTTCTAAACTGGAAGAGCTCGTAGGAAAGGAAATTACTGAGCCCAAAGAACTAGACTCAAAAATCAATACTGTCGAGAATGACGATACGCTGAAGTCACCTGAAATGACTCCAAATCCGATTAAGAGAACGGATAATGGAAATGGCAACAAAGTAGAAGATGAAGAGAAGCCCTCTGTTGATGAAAACAAGGTTGTCGAAACCGAAACTATTGATCTAGACAAAATAAAGGATGGCCAGCCTAGGGCTTTGCATAGGACCTCCTCCATCTTTCTGCGAAACTTGGCCCCCTCGATAACCAGAGCAGAGATCGAGGCCGTGTGCAACCGTTTTACCGGCTACTTAAGGGTGGCTATTGCAGACCCCTTGGTAGAACGTCGTTGGTATCGCAGGGGTTGGATAACGTTCATGCGAGACGTCAACATCAAAGAGATTTGCTGGGGACTAAACAATCAGCGACTGAGAGACTGTGAAATGGGAGCCATCGTCAATCGGGACCTCAGTCGACGGGTACGTCCAGCCAATGGTTTAACCGCTCACAAACAAGTGGTGCGCTCAGACATTAAACTGTGCGCCAAGATCGCTTTAAATCTAGATGAGAGATTTAGGCTATGGGCGGAGGTGCCGACAGATGATTCCAATTCCGCCCGAGCGGACGAGTCCTCTGAAAATGGAAGCGGCTCCACGTATGGTTTCAATTCAAAAAACCCGGTGCTGCAAAACATCACTGATTACCTTATCGAAGAGGCGTCAGCCGAGGAAGATGAGCTTCTTGGCCTTACCGGCGAAAATAAGGACACTGAGGGCGAAGCCATTGAGCGTGACGAGCAGCTTATATCCGTTCTTGACCGCCTTGTACTTTACTTGCGTATAGTGCACTCAGTGGACTATTACAACCATTGTGAGTATCCATATGAAGACGAGATGCCGAACCGCTGCGGCATTATCCATGCCCGCGGTCCAGCTCCTGTTCGGGTGACAAACAACGACGTGCAAGAGTATATCAAGACATACGAAAGCAAGTTGCAACAGTTTCTTACTAAGACTGTGCTACTGAGTGACGAAGAGATAAAGGACCTTGGTGCAAAGGACGCCGAAACCGAGGTGGAAAAGTTTGTGCAAGCGAACACTCAGGAGCTGGCGAAGGACAAATGGTTGTGCCCTCTGTCGGGTAAGAAGTTTAAGGGCCCCGAGTTCATCCGCAAGCACATCTTCAACAAGCACGATGAAAAGGTTGACGAGGTGCGCAAGGAGGTGCAATACTTTAACAACTATCTGCGCGATCCTAAGCGTCCGCAGCTTCCCGAACATCCAGGCACCTCTAAGCGCCCAGAATCGGAATCTGCCCGTGGGGGGGGTGGAGGGTAAGTGTACTATTTGTTCCCATTGTGCAATAAACtatttcattatttcattTCGTGCCCAAAATGTTAGGTACCGACCGCCTATGTATCCACCTTTTTCGGCGATGCCCTACGGTTTTGGACCACCCATGATGGGTGGGGGCCGTGGTGGACGTAACTTCCCCCCCGCTCGCAGGTtagtactatatatattcctATAATGTAGATGCGCAATTCTCGGCAGTCATTCCCAACGTTTTTAAATAgataaatttacattttatttgaatcACCTTTATCAAAGAATCGAAAACGATCTTTTCTTGACGCGCTAAAGAGAAACACAGAACACTAGACCTATCAATGATTCCATTTTCCACTACAGCGGATTACAGTTCCGACCTACATACGCGAACACTGATAGCATTTAGGCGACTCTATCTTCCCCtttttttaaccttttttcttttgttggcctaaattgaaatttgtcaCAACTTTCTTGTGTCGCAAATTTTTTGCAGAGAATTGCCTTTGGAACACCAGCGCCGGCTTATCGGTTACCATGATTTGGATGCGCCTGCCAATTCCGATATGTTTGACTAATTGATTAGcacaatacaaataaaaacaggCCATATTGATGCAGCTATTATCGGTTGGCGAGCTCAAGTTTTAAAAGCAATTCAAGCAATGCTAGGAAAAGTATCTACTGCATATAAAGATGGTTTATATACGACTAATGATATCTGTTTTTCTGTACAATGCTAGAACTACCTTTATTTGCccgaaataaatgcaaatcCATAGTCTAAAACAAAACACTGtaatattttgtatctttGCCCTCTCCTGAGTCTTGCGTGAATAAttccaatatatatattcattctCGTTGCTTGCAGACCCGGTGGTTTTGATTATCGACCCAGATCACACTACCGGGACTTGGACGCGCCGCAAGAACCATACTAGAACTAGCTATGCGGAGATCACAAgctaaataaattgtataaaattaattgctaAACACTCAAATTAAGTTCTTTATATTCGCCTATTTTGTACGGTAAACTTTTGTATATCACTGAGGAAATCGAAATAAATTGCGAATAAAAAGCTTATTGCTGCGTTTTAAATGGGTTCTATAGATTTTCCCTTTATAAACAGAGAGAAACAACGGCGGCACTGTCATTACaagatacatatgtaagttCTCTTCTCTTCTTCAAACAAGTTAAAAATAAGCTCGCAGTCGCCGGCGTTCTGAAATCAGCACgtcaaaaagaaaatttgccTTGCCAACGTAACATTGTCGTGCGGCTGGTGCCagtgcaaaaatatatgttcAGGAGATAAAATGGTGTCAAGCACGAAGTGTCCTGTTTGCGGAGTGGCTGCCTCACAAGCTTGCACTAGGTGCAAAATGGTGCGGtactgcgaccgagagcaCCAGAAGCAGCACTGGCCGCAGCATAAGCGCAGATGTAGGCCATTCAGCGAGGAGCAGGATGCCGTTCTAGGCAGATACTTGAAGGCTACCCAGGAAATTGCAGCCGGTCAAATAGTCTTCATTGAGGAGCCTTTAGTGGTGGGCCCCAAGTGGTATCATTCCGACGCAGATAATGAAGCCTCTATCGTTCCCTGCGTAGGCTGTTGCACTCCGTGCCGTCTGGGGAAGCACCAGTGTCGCAGGTAAAACATACTAATTACAAAAGTCTATTCATTTCAACAATGTAATTTTCAGATGCTGTTGGCCAGTCTGCAGTGCGGGCTGCGAGCACGAATCAATGGAATGCAGCGTACTCAGCCTAGGAACAGGTTCACCAACTCGGGTAGATCCCCGCTCATTGAACGACTATTTCAGAGGCGATGCTCTTTTAGTGCTCAAATGTCTTCTGTTGCAGCGACAGAGTCCAACGAAATGGTTGGCTTTGTTGGAGATGCAGTCTCATGAGGATGAGCGTAGGGGCACCGAACTACACGACGAAGCAGAGAAACGGGTAGTTAGCTACCTCCAAAATCGGTTTTTATGCAGACTAAAGCAAACTAATCCCAGTCTCCTACACGATTGCGAACCAGAGATGCTGCATCGGCTGTGCGGCATCATCGAAACCAACTTTATGGTCATTGAACTGCCGACTGGCTTGGAACTCAGCGGGTTGTTCAGGCAGGCATGCATGATGGAGCATGCTTGTCAGCCCAACTGCGACTTCCAGTTTGATAACAAGACTCACCAAGTTGCTGTGCGTGCTGGATGTGACTTGCGGAAGGGTGATCACCTACAGATTACATACACTAACATCCTATGGGGCACGCAGCTTCGCCAGCACCATCTTCGACTAACGAAGCATTTCAGCTGCCGCTGCAGTCGCTGTCTTGATCCAACGGAATATGGCACCTATATAAGTGCGATGGCATGTCTGGGGGATGTAAATCAGACTTGCGGAGGTACCCATTTGGCCGTGGATCCACTAGACGAAAACACACAGTGGAAGTGCGACACTTGCCCAATACTGGTGGATGGAGCTTACGTGGCTGAGCTGCAGTCGCACATGACCAAGCAGGTTGAGGGCTTATTGGCCGGATGTCCTTCCGCGAATCAGGTTGAACTTTTGTTGGCCCGTCTGACCCATGTGTTGCATCCAAATCATTTTCACACGTTCAATCTAAAGCACACGTTAATCCAGCTGTATGGTAACGAAGCTGGCTTGGAATCGTGCGTGCTGAGCAACAACCAGCTAATACGGAAACTGCGGCTGTGCGATGAGCTCTACAACGTATGCCGGCGACTGGATCCTTACAGCATTAAACTGGCTATCTACGTCACGGTCATCCTTATCGAGGTGGCCCACACTCTGGAGGAGCAGGCAAGAAGAGCACCAGCAGAGGCAACATCCCTTTTGGGACTGGCACAGACCCGCCTTAGGGAAGCCCATATGGTTTTGGAAAAAGAGCAAGAATCGGTGGTCGGCAAGAAGCTAAACGAAAAATTGCAGAAAGAAATCTTTGAGTGCGAAAAACTAATTCTAACTCTTGCCTATAATCAagatcaataaaaaaataatgttctAACATTTGGAAGCCAAAATCACTGTGGAGAGCTGTCCGCATAGTGACGAACCGCGCCAGGAGACTgtgcgaaaaaaaatgtactaGTAAAGGGCTGGTGTGGAGCAACATTACtcacataaattattaaaaactaGCACCGTTTGGTTAAAATCCAGCTAACCGTTCAAAAGGGATTTAGGAaacttcaaaataaaaatatctgtcgggcttataaaaattatattttgtaaaaaaaattgtaaaataaaaatttgtcgTTTTGTCTGTGTACGAAAAGTTGTATGTGTGCTTAACAACttaaaaaaaggtaaaaatccGCTAGATTAGCAGGAAAAAAATTTATCTGCTAAATACCGTTGAAAaggcaattttaatttttacatttgATTGATTTCTGTCTAATTTACGAACTGTGTGGACATCGAAATTGACAAAGTTTTAATATGTTGTCCAATCTGCGCACATATGTATTTGAATCGATTTACCAAATCTTAAACATGTACTTTTAATCTGAatatgtatctgtatgtgTATATTATTACGGGTACCTTGGTCTCCTTTACGTTGTTGTTTTACAAATATTCTCttttaaactaaaatttaACCGATAATGAGCTGACTATTCTTATTCGTGTAGTCAAATACATGAAATCATGGAAAGTCCATCCAAATATTGACTGTTTAATATAGAAGAGAGTACCACATCTTTCCATTATCTGCCTACATTTATTTACCTATTTTCAGTTACCTACAATGAAATCCTAAATTATTCTGAAATTTGCAGTTCCACTCGATGCTGTCGCAGAAGCTGTGGGTGCTCCCTCAGGATGTTACGTTGCTGGCGGAGGTTTTTGATAATTCCTGGCAAGTGCCAGGCGTGTCTGAGCAGACTATCTGTCACATCAAAGTGGGCATGGCGCACGCAGCGTAGTTGGGAGCAGTGCGCCACTGTTCGGAGGTCCAAAGCCATATCGTGCACTAGCGTAGCTAAGCACTCCTGCGTCTCGTTGATGGTATAAAGTTCCAGCGTGAAGTACGGACGTTCAAAGTGAATCAGCTTTATGCCGTAGACAACGAGCTGACTGTCGTCCGCTGGACGTAGAAGACCTCTACAGGCCAGTTCGTAGGCCTCCTGGGTCTGCAAATCGACACCGCAGAGCTCAAACATCTTACGCTGATGGGATGCTTGCATGGAGGCAGCCAGACTGCTGATCCTGTCTGCGGACACGTGTCGGTGGTTGGAGCGCATTGTGACCCGTGAGTCTGGTAAATGATTTTCGGTTGCGCTGCCTAAGTGCCCGATTAGGTGGTAGACCCGCACTGGTCGATTTTTCCGAATAGAACTAGACTGGACTGTTCCCCTGTTGATCCCAAAGACTGCAAAAGTATGGTTAGTTGGATCTATAATGTTTTACTTGACTTACGCAGCACTCCGCTGGTGTGATCGCCCAGGCTGGACACTGTGGCGCAGCTCAAGTCGCGCGGTAGGTAACGCGGGCCGGTAGACAGAAGGTGGTCCGATAGATCCGTCTGCTCTCCTATGCTATGTAGTACGTGATCGGCTGCGGTGCCTGTGCCCAGGAGGATTCTGTTCTCTCGGAACTTGCGTGGATTCCTTTGCTCCATTTCGTTGAGTCCTGTTGCAGATCTAtctttaatttcaattttctcGTTCGATGGCTTTCGGCTTACCTTTGCAAATGTTGTTCAGAATAGCATTGCGCACGTGCTTGACCTTCATACCGGCTGGCTTGTACACATTTAGAATGCCATTCATGTGCTTAAAGACTGTGGCAGCATCATAAACTTTAGTGAGAGCCATTTTTGCttcatttattatattttttttttgtggtttctgTTACCGCGACATCCGTAACAAATGGTAATATCTTGGTATTTTCCCAGGGCTGGAAAGTATTGTCTACCAGTGTTGTATTTACAAAAGCTGAATAAGATGTGGAATGCGTTGTCGAAACCGTTACATTGGTAACGTGCATTTTGTTCAAAGTATAATTGTCAATGCGTTATCGCTAATAAgtcattttattgttttgtcttttgtctttttttatGATAAAGGTTATATAAATGTCATGCATAGTGTTTTGTATTGCAATGATGCTGCTGGCTTTAAAGATGGCCACTCGGGAAATGCCTATCGAGAAGACAAAGTTCAGTGCTTTGTCTATTGCTAGCAGTTCGGCAGTTAAAGACGATAGGGTTTTGTTAGTGTAGAATCTTTCTCTTTGTTTTGAGCTTAAAATAAGGAAGGCTGCGCTGAATTGGTGGACGAAAACTGAGCCGTCAGtaaagtttattttgaattcCCCGCTTCTCAGATTGGAAACTTTTTCATTATAGATTTTAAGAATGCTATAGACtagcatttttgtttttaaaaaatctaaGTCTACCTTAATTTGCTATTGCGAGTCGGTTCTGGATCACAGACTTTGACTTGGTTTAGTATGAGCTTAAAGTCGTTGTACGACGATCATAATGGTCTAATATTATTTCTTTGGCAGGCAAAACGCGGGCATAGACTTTACCAATTCCTTTGCCGTTTGAAAACGAATTCTCTATTCAGGTGGCAGTTCCGCCGTGGTGATGTGGTAAATTATTGGGATTGCAGTGCATTTAATAAGACCTATTACTTTTCTGAGGCTTTGATTAGGTTgcacttttattttgtttatggcTGTTTTAGATAGACTGCTAAAGGAGGAATCGAGCTTGCTCCTTAGAATGCCTTGTGAAGAAGCAGACCTTTCGTGGGCTTGACGCCAAAGGTGCAGTCACTTTGTAGTCTTAGGAATGCGCACGTCTTGTTGGCTGAAGAGACCGCTCAATCGATATTGGGGAGTTATTGGCGGCTATAATTCTTCCTaggtatttaattttttcgacTTCCATAATTGTAGTGCCCTTGAGAATTATTTGCATCGGTTGCCTTCGCAGATAAAAGTGAATTACGTTCGATTTGGCAGGGTTAAAGGAGAGGTTTAGTTCTCCACATTCAGTTTCAAATTCAAAGATTTTGGTCAAGAGCTTGTCCCTTGCCCCAGAAAAGGTTGCCAGTTTGTAAAAGGTAAGGGTtcgagtaaaagggtatactagattcgttaaaaagtttgtaacaggcagaaggaagcgtttccgaccatataaagtatatatattcttgatcaggatcaattgccgagtcgatatggccatgtccgtctgtccgtacgtctgtccgtatgaacgtcgagatctcaggaactattaaagctagaaagttgagattaagcatacagactccaaaagcatagacgcagcgcaagttgattcatgttgccacgcccactctaacgcccacaaaccgcccaaaacggccatgcccacaattttgaaaaatgttttgatattttttcttttttttattagtcttataaatttctatcgatttgccaaaaaagtttttgccacgcccactctaacgcccacaaaccaccaaaaactgtcagtcagaagactctccttcgcacttccactagctgagtaacgggtatctgataggcgggaaactcgactatagcgttctctcttgtttttttttttagatttttaatgCTGTTCCATATGAAAGGGCCTTTGGAGATTTTTTTTACAAAGGTCTAAAAGTTTGATCTCATTTGTTTCTTATGAAATTTTGAAGAGTCTTTTCAGCTGCTCTTACGGGCTTCTTCATACTTTTTGGTACTATATAGTTTCAGCCTCGCTGCGTTTCAAAGTCGGAGATGCTTTTCCGCTGCTGGGCACGACCACTTTTTTGGTTCGTATTTGTTTGGTCCTGtgattttaattgtttgattGTTTAATGGTGTCTAGACTTGAAAAATTTACGATTTCGAAGGCAGAAGTCACTCTATTGTGGAGAGTTTTGTATGTTGTGACATTTGTACTTATGTTGTTAATTATGATAGATCCCTGAGACTATGTTTGAAGTGTTTTATTGAAATGGTTGGAGGAATATATAGATGGAATATGTTGCAATTTTTCTTAAGGTTCAGGGTCTGAACTCCTATGATTTCAATCCTATCAACAGACTTTAGGATTTTGAATTGAATATAGAATCCAACACCGCCGTAACTATTCTCTCTTGGTTTTGCAAAGAAATGATGGTCCGGATTTCAGATTAAATGGCTATgttaatattgttatttacTAGATGCAAGTTTAAGAGCTGtttattgtttagtttattcAAGCTTTGTATGTGTAGTTGTAGAATTTTCATTGTACATATTTCGTTTGGTTGAGCGAAAAAGTTTATGGCGTTAGAAATTTGTTGCCCATCTTGATCGGCGTTGGTTTTATTGATGACATCCCTAAAGTCTCCTAGGAAATTTGAAACTTTGTGGTTAAGTTCTTAGCTGTTGCCGCTGTCTGTTATaaattctgttatttttttgcattgAGTAATACTCTTTGCCGAAAGGGTACCTTCCAGTGTCTTCGTTTTTTGTAtcgtacatatataatatttttctggCCGGGCAATTCTTATGTGTGGCAACATGTTCGCTTCTGGAGTTTGTACACTCCATCCTTGTACATACCACCTCCGCACTTGAAGCACTTTTATGCCCTTGCAGTGATTGGCGGTATGACCAAAACGAAAGCATCGGAAACACTGTACGAAGTGTACGAACGGTTGAACCGCCACCATTGAATATAGAAATgtgcttttttaatatttaaattgatttgacGGAGTCGGTAAATACACACAAACAGATATGCacttaaaatacaatttattaaaaagtttacatttttttttttaaatattacctaaaaaattttaattttctggCGAAAGTTTCGTTGGGAAAGAATTCTTACAATTTTGTGCTACACATTCACAGTTTTTGgattttatgcaaaaaaagaCATGTCTTGAATTCGTATAGTAATTTTTGTGGTATCACAATTTCCAAATGAATAGaaagttaataaaattttcttagattcgattttttttatcaatatttGGATTTATCACCGGGAATATGGTTG from Drosophila yakuba strain Tai18E2 chromosome 2L, Prin_Dyak_Tai18E2_2.1, whole genome shotgun sequence includes these protein-coding regions:
- the LOC6529077 gene encoding SET domain-containing protein SmydA-8 — encoded protein: MVSSTKCPVCGVAASQACTRCKMVRYCDREHQKQHWPQHKRRCRPFSEEQDAVLGRYLKATQEIAAGQIVFIEEPLVVGPKWYHSDADNEASIVPCVGCCTPCRLGKHQCRRCCWPVCSAGCEHESMECSVLSLGTGSPTRVDPRSLNDYFRGDALLVLKCLLLQRQSPTKWLALLEMQSHEDERRGTELHDEAEKRVVSYLQNRFLCRLKQTNPSLLHDCEPEMLHRLCGIIETNFMVIELPTGLELSGLFRQACMMEHACQPNCDFQFDNKTHQVAVRAGCDLRKGDHLQITYTNILWGTQLRQHHLRLTKHFSCRCSRCLDPTEYGTYISAMACLGDVNQTCGGTHLAVDPLDENTQWKCDTCPILVDGAYVAELQSHMTKQVEGLLAGCPSANQVELLLARLTHVLHPNHFHTFNLKHTLIQLYGNEAGLESCVLSNNQLIRKLRLCDELYNVCRRLDPYSIKLAIYVTVILIEVAHTLEEQARRAPAEATSLLGLAQTRLREAHMVLEKEQESVVGKKLNEKLQKEIFECEKLILTLAYNQDQ
- the LOC6529078 gene encoding mitochondrial mRNA pseudouridine synthase Trub2 isoform X1; amino-acid sequence: MALTKVYDAATVFKHMNGILNVYKPAGMKVKHVRNAILNNICKGLNEMEQRNPRKFRENRILLGTGTAADHVLHSIGEQTDLSDHLLSTGPRYLPRDLSCATVSSLGDHTSGVLLFGINRGTVQSSSIRKNRPVRVYHLIGHLGSATENHLPDSRVTMRSNHRHVSADRISSLAASMQASHQRKMFELCGVDLQTQEAYELACRGLLRPADDSQLVVYGIKLIHFERPYFTLELYTINETQECLATLVHDMALDLRTVAHCSQLRCVRHAHFDVTDSLLRHAWHLPGIIKNLRQQRNILREHPQLLRQHRVELQISE
- the LOC6529078 gene encoding mitochondrial mRNA pseudouridine synthase Trub2 isoform X2, producing MEQRNPRKFRENRILLGTGTAADHVLHSIGEQTDLSDHLLSTGPRYLPRDLSCATVSSLGDHTSGVLLFGINRGTVQSSSIRKNRPVRVYHLIGHLGSATENHLPDSRVTMRSNHRHVSADRISSLAASMQASHQRKMFELCGVDLQTQEAYELACRGLLRPADDSQLVVYGIKLIHFERPYFTLELYTINETQECLATLVHDMALDLRTVAHCSQLRCVRHAHFDVTDSLLRHAWHLPGIIKNLRQQRNILREHPQLLRQHRVELQISE
- the LOC6529078 gene encoding mitochondrial mRNA pseudouridine synthase Trub2 isoform X3, which gives rise to MRSNHRHVSADRISSLAASMQASHQRKMFELCGVDLQTQEAYELACRGLLRPADDSQLVVYGIKLIHFERPYFTLELYTINETQECLATLVHDMALDLRTVAHCSQLRCVRHAHFDVTDSLLRHAWHLPGIIKNLRQQRNILREHPQLLRQHRVELQISE